CCTGGTTGGCCACGAAGATCAGGTCCTCGGCCGGCGCCAGGCCACCCTCAACGGCCTGCTGCTCGAAGTTGTAGGAGGTCTCGCCGGTGATCAGCACCAGCACGGCCTTCTTGCCGTCGTGCTGGGAGAGGTCTTGCTGCACGCGGGTGACCAGGGTGGAGAAGTCCTGCGTGCCCTGGTCCGCCTTGTAGATGTCGGACTGGATGCCCAGATCGGCCAGTTTCTTCTGGGTGGATTCCGAAGCGGGGATGCCGTAGTCGGTGTTCTCGGTCACGATGGCCACCCACGAGACGCCCATGTCCTTGAAGAACTGGGCGTCGCCCTTGGCCACCATGGAGGACGCCGGCGCGATGCGGAACACCTCAGGATACTGCACGCCGGTAATCTTGTCGTTCCAGGTCTCGGCGAAGATGGCCGGCACATGGTACTTGTGGGCCACCTCTTTCTCCGCCACTCCGGCCGAGGAGTGATACTCACCGGCCACGCCGACCACGCACTCGCTGGTGATCAGGTATTCCATGGCCGCGGTGCCGCGCTCGGGCAGGCCCGAGGTGTCGTAGAACACGGGCTTGACCTTGTATTTGCCCATGATGCCGCCTTTGGCGTTGACCTGGTTGGCCGCAATCTGCACCGCGGTGATCATCGCCCGACCGCCGCCCACCGAACCGGGAGCCGACATGGGCACGGGGACGCCGATCTTGATCGGGCTGTCACCCAGTTCTTCAAAGGTGGTCGGGGCACATTTGCCGGCCGTTTTTTCGACGGGCACTTCTTTCGTCACCACCACTTCTTGGGTAACTACTTTCTCGACCTCTTGGGTAACGATGACCTCCTTGGTCACCACCACTTCTTTGGGCTGGCAGGCGGCCAGCAGCATGGACAGCACCACCAGCACACCCAACAGGGCAAGCACTTTCTTGGACATTTCCTCCTCCTCGTTGGTTGGAATGACTCAAGAGAGAACGGGGCAAGATGATGTTGGCGCTTTTGGGGTCGGGGCATCACCTCCTTTCGTTGGGGATGGGCTGCTGTTTTGAAGCAGGGCGCTGAGCGGATGAGAGCCCTCAGCGCCCTTTCTTCCCGCTTCTGGAGGATGAGGCGTTCGTAGGTGGTGAGTCTTTGTCCTGTTTGGGGAGTCGTTCCAGATCCTGCTCGAAGCCCAGCGCACGGGAGATTTGGGTGGCGGTGGCGATGACCCGGGGGGCAATCTGGCGCATGCGCTCCAGGGTGAGGCGGTAGGAGGGCCCAGAAACGCTCACCGCGGCCACCGGGCGCCCGGTGCGGTCCCAAACCGGGGCCGAGATGGCATGGAGGCCCTCCTCCAGTTCTTCCAGGGCCAGGGCATATCCTTTGCGCCGCACTTCGGCCAGTTCGGCGCGCAACTGGTCGAGATCGGTGATGGTTTTTGGGGTGATGGCTTGAAGGGGGAGTTCCAGGAAGGTTTCCTGTTCCTGGGGGGGCAGGAAGGCCAACATGGCCTTGCCAGCCGACACGGCATGCGCCGGCATGCGTCGGCCTACCCAACCAACGCGCATGACCAGCCTTTGTTCTCCTACGGCCAGTTCCAGGTTGACCACTCCGTAAGGCTCCAACACGCTCAAACTCGCCGTTTCGCCAATGGTGTTGGCCAGAGCGCGCAAATAGGGCCGCGCGATCTGGCGCAGGTCGGCCATGCCCAATACATTTTCGGCCAACGCCAGAATGCCCACATCCAGGCGGTAACGCCCCGTTTCCTGGTTGCGGCTGACGAATTCGGCCTGGGCCAGAGTTTGCAAAATGCGCGACACGGTGCTCTTGGGCAATTGCAGGCGCTGGCTGAGTTCGGTCACGCTCAACTCCGGCTCGGAGGCGGTGAAGGCCTTGAGGATGGCGATGGCGCGTTCGACGACCTGCACCGAGCCGGTGGTGCGTCCTGTGGAGCCGTTTGTTTCACGGTTCGGAACAGAGTTTCGCATGGTGGCACAATGATACCAAAAACATGGCGTCTTGGCAAGGGTATTGGGAGAAAAAACCTGTGCCCCCGCAGGCAAATATGCTATAAAGACAGCACCTTGTCCTGAGCCCTGCGGGGCCGTATCATCCGTTTGAGGTGCTTTTTGAGGAGGCCACTATGTCTGATTGGAAGGATCGTTACCCCAGCCGTTACCAAGCCATCACCATCCACAACATTGCTAAACATCCCCTTTGGCAGCGTCTGGATCCAGAGATCCGTGAGGCGGTGGAGGTGACCGCCCGGGTGCTCCCCTTCCGCTCCAATGTGTATGTCATCGAGGACCTGATCGACTGGGACAATGTGCCCGACGATCCGATGTTTCAATTGACCTTCCCCCAGCCGGGGATGCTGGACCGGGAAGATTTCCTGGCGATGCGGGTTCTGCTGCGTAAAGGGGCTTCTCAGAAAGAGATTCTGGCCAAGGCGAACGAAATCCGCTTCAACAAACTGAACCCCCATCCTGCGGGGCAAATGACCCACAATGTGCCGGAGTTGGACGGGGAGAAGTTGTCGGGGGTGCAACACAAGTATCGAGAGACGGTGCTCTTCTTCCCCGCCCAGGGGCAAACATGCCATGCCTACTGCACCTATTGCTTTCGTTGGGCGCAGTTTGTGGGGATTCAAGAATTGAAGTTCGAGTCGCGCCAGGTGGAGCGGTTCGTAGAGTATCTCAAGCGCCACAAGTTCGTCACCGATGTGCTGTTCACGGGCGGCGATCCGATGATTATGAAGGCCCGCGCTTTGCGGGAGTACATTGAGCCTTTGTTGGGCCCCGGGCTGGAACACATTCGCGACATCCGCATCGGTACCAAGGCCCTTGCTTATTGGCCGCAACGCTTTGTCACCGATGACGATGCCGACGATGTGCTGAGTTTGTATGAGCAGGTGGTCAAGTCGGGGAAGCATCTGGCCATTATGGCGCACTTCACCCATCCACGGGAAATGTCCACCGAGATCGTGCGCGAAGCCATCCGGCGGGTGCGGGATACCGGCGCCGAGATCCGGATGCAGGCGCCTATCGTGCATCCCATCAACGACAACCCCGAAACCTGGGCCACCATGTGGCGCGAAGGGGTCAAGTTGGGGATGATCCCGTACTACATGTTCGTGGAGCGGGATACTGGCCCGAAGAACTACTTTGAGGTGCCACTGGTGCGGGCGCAGCAGATTTTCCGCCAGGCATATGAGCAGGTGAGCGGGTTGGCCCGCACGGTGCGCGGCCCCTCCATGTCGGCCTGGCCGGGCAAGGTACGTGTGGTCGGCACGGCCAAGATCAAGGGCGAGTGGGTCATCGTGTTGGAGTTTCTCCAGGGGCGCAACCCGGATTGGATCGGTCGGCCCTTCTTCGCCAAATACGACCCCGAAGCCACCTGGCTGGATCAATTGCAACCGGCCTTTGGGGAGGAGAAGTTCTTCTTCGAGGTAGAGGAACCCATCACTTGGTGGGAGGTTGAAAAGGATCCTTTTGAGGCGGAAAAGGTACCCGCTGTGCTGTAACCCCTACCCCGGGCCTGTCAGAGGTCGCCACCTCTGACAGGCCTTTGTTTTATTTCCTCAAGGTTTCCAAATCCTCCAAGCCGTGATAAACTTGCCCTGGGCAAAGCACCGACGACGCTCTCTTTGAGGGCGTCGTTTTACTGCGACTTTCCCTGGCGGTAAATCTGAAGGAGAAGACCATGCGCACCGTGGCCTGGAACGAGGACCAGCAAGCCCTGCAACTCATCGATCAGCGTTTGCTGCCTGGCGAGTTTCGCCTGGCAACCTACACCACCTATCAGGAAGTGGCTGACGCCATCCGGCAGATGGTGGTGCGCGGCGCGCCGGCCATCGGCGCGGCGGCGGCTTTTGGCTTGGCTCTGGCTGCCCGGCAGTTTTCCGGTGGCGACCGCGAGGCTTTGCTGCGCTTTCTGGAAGACGAAGCCGCGCCGACGCTCAAAGCCGCTCGCCCCACGGCGGTCAACCTGGCCTGGGCGGTGGAGCGGGTGCTGGCCGCTGCCCGCCGGGCAGCGGGTGGGGTGGACGACCTCCGCGAAGCCGTGCTGAGCGAGGCCCAGCGCATCGCCAATGAAGATGTAGCCGTGAACAAAAAGATGGCCGAAATCGGGGCCACGCTCATCGAGGACGGCGATACCATCATCCACCACTGCAACACGGGGGCCCTGGCCACCGTGGACTGGGGCACGGCCTTGGGGGTGATCCGCATGGCCCACGAACAGGGCAAGCGCATTCATGTGCTGGTGGATGAGACACGGCCCCGGTTGCAGGGCGCCCGATTGACGGCCTGGGAATTGCAGCAGTACGGCATCCCCTTCGATATCATCTCCGACAACGCGGCAGGGTACTTTTTGCGCACCGGTCAGGCGCAGAAAGTGTTCGTGGGCGCCGACCGGGTGGCGGCCAACGGCGATGTGGCCAATAAAATCGGGACCTACATGCTGGCTCTGGCCGCCTATGACAACGGCGTCCCTTTTTACCCCGTGGTACCCACCTCCACCATTGACCTGAACCTCCCTTCGGGATGGCACATCCTCATTGAGGAGCGGGACCCCTCGGAGGTCCTGGAACTGGCCTTCCAAGGGCGGCGGGTGACCCCTGAGGGGGCCAGTGCCCGCAATCCGGCCTTTGATGTCACCCCGGCGCGGCTGGTCACGGCCATCGTCACCGAGTACGGCATCGTGCGGCCTCCTTACGATCAGGGATTGCGTGCGGTGGTGGCCCAGGCTCAGCAGGAGCAGAAGCGATGAAGGTGCTGCTTTCCGGTTCGGTGGCCTATGATTATCTGATGACCTTCCCCGGATACTTTCGGGATCACATCATCTCCGACCAGTTGAAATCGCTAAGCCTTTCCTTTTTGGTGGACAGTCTGGTGCGCCGACGGGGCGGTATTGCCCCCAATATCGCCTATACCATGGCCCTCCTGGGCGAACGACCGGCCATCCTGGCCACGGTGGGGGAGGACTTCGAGGAGTATCGCGCTTTTTTGGAGCGGGTGGGCGTGGAGACGCGCTACATCAAGGTCATCCCCGGCGAGACGACGGCTTCGTTTTTTGCCAACACCGATTTGGCCCAGGCGCAAATTGCCAGTTTTTACCCCGGCGCCATGGCCCACGCCGCCACTCTCTCCATCGCCGACTTAGATGAACGCCCCGATCTGGTGGTCGTCTCGCCCGACGCCCCCCAGGCCATGCGCAAGCGGGTGCAGGAGTGCAAGACGTTGGGCATCCCTTACTTCTACGACCCCAGCCAGCAAACGGTGCGCTTTGGCGGGGAAGAGTTGCTGGAGGGGGTGGACGGCGCGGCGGCGCTGTTCTGCAATGAGTACGAGTTTGCCCTCATCCAGCAGAAGACGGGCCTCAGCGCCGAAGAAATCCGGCAGCGGGTGCCTTTGGTGGTGGTCACCCGGGGCGAGAAAGGGACGACCATCACCGTGGAAGGTGAGGACATCTGCGTGCCGGCCGTGCCTCCGCGCCAGGTGGTGGACCCCACCGGTGTGGGAGATGCCTTCCGCGGCGGCTTTCTCAAGGGCTATCTGCACGGACTGTCCCTGGACCTGGCCGGCCGCCTGGGCGCGCTGGCCGCCACCTATTGCCTGGAAGCCCAGGGCCCACAAGGTCACACCTACACCCGCGARGMGTTCCTGGCCCGCTTCCGCGAGGCCTTTGGCGAAGAGGCGGCGCGACACATTGAGGCGATCCTCGTGCACCCCGGTGATGCCTCCCACCTTGCAGGAAACCAACCGGGCAGCCAGGACACCAAGTAACCAAGCAACCAGATAACCAGGCAACCTCAACCACGAAGGAGTCAACCATGGAATACGATGTCAAAGACCTCAACCTGGCCGAAGGCGGGCGTCGCCGCATCGAGTGGGCCGAGCGTGACATGCCCGTGCTGCGCAGCATCCGCGAGCGTTTCGAGCGCGAGAAACCCCTCCAAGGTGTACGCATCGCCGCCTGCCTGCATGTGACCACCGAGACGGCCAACCTGATGCGCACCCTGGCCGCCGGCGGCGCCAATGTGGTGCTGACCGCTTCCAACCCCCTCTCCACCCAGGATGATGTCGCGGCTTCCCTGGTCACCCACTTCGAAATCCCGGTGTTCGCCATCAAAGGCGAAGACAATGTGACCTACTACAAGCACATCCACGCGGCCTTGGATCACAAGCCCCAGATCACCATGGATGACGGGGCCGATTTGGTGAGCACCCTGCACAAGGACCGCCGCGACCTGCTGCCCAATGTCATCGGCGGCACGGAAGAGACCACCACCGGTGTCATCCGTCTGCGGGCGATGGCCGCCGACGGCGCGCTGGCTTTCCCCGTCATCGCCGTCAACGATGCTATGACCAAGCACTTCTTCGACAACCGCTATGGCACGGGCCAGAGCACCATCGACGGCATCATCCGCGCCACCAACATCCTGCTGGCCGGGCGCACCGTGGTGGTGGCGGGGTACGGCTGGTGCGGTCGCGGTGTGGCCATGCGGGCCAAGGGCCTGGGCGCCAATGTCATCGTGACCGAAGTGGACCCAATGAAGGCCCTTGAAGCGGTTATGGACGGTTTCCGCGTGATGCCCATGCTCGAGGCGGCTAAAGAAGGCGATGTGTTCGTCACCCTCACGGGCGATATTCATGTGCTCGACGGCCATCACTTTGAGGTGATGAAGGATGGGGCCATCATCGCCAACTCAGGTCACTTCAATGTGGAAATCAACATCCCGGCGCTGGAGGAGATGGCTGAGGAGAAGCGCCGGGTGCGGCCTTTCGTGGACGAATACCGGTTGCCCGACGGGCGGCGCATCTACCTGCTGGGCGAAGGGCGGCTCATCAACCTGGCCGCAGCCGAGGGCCACCCCGCCAGCGTGATGGATATGTCCTTCGCCAACCAGGCCCTCAGTGTGGAATACTTAGTGAAGCACGGCAAGGAACTGGAACGCAAAGTGTACGCCGTACCAGAGGATATCGACCGTGAAATCGCCCGCCTCAAGTTGGCGGCCATGGGCGTCCAGATTGATACCCTGACCCCCGAGCAGGAAGACTATCTGCATTCCTGGGAGCACGGCACCTGATTCAGGATGCCTGGAGGATGGACACACGAAACCCGCAGGAGAGCGCCCTCTGCGGGTTTTCTTTTAGCCGGACCCGGAGGACCGGACTGTTCCCGCTGAATTTTCAGAACCCCAAAGGCGGCGCAGCCACCGGGGAGTCGGCGTGGGATGACAGGCCGTGCCGCCGCACCAGATGGCGTGCAGTTGGGCCCCCAGGAGCAGCACCACATTGAGGCTGTACAGGTAGAACATAAGCACCATCACCGAGGCCAAAGGGCCGTAGATGATGTTGTACCGCGTCCAGGCGTTGTGCAGGTATTCGCGCAGCAACTGCCCGGCGATGAGCCACCCCACGGCGGTGAAAAACGCGGCGCCCAGGGCGGCTCGTCGTGGCCCTCGTTCGGCCGGGATGTACTGGAACGCCAGGTAGAGGGCCATCGTCACCAGGCCCACAATTAGGGCTGTGTTGACCAGGCTGGGGGTTAGCCAGCCCATCGTCACAGGCACGGGGAGGCTGGCCAGAAGGTGCAACAGCGTGCTGCCTATGGTCAGCCCGAACACCAAAACCGGGGGGATGAGCACCACCGCGGCCGTGCCCAGGGCGTGGGGGAGCCACCAGGTGCGCCGTGGGGCCGCCGTGGTCCGGGCATGGATGCGGTCGATGGTTGCCAGCAAAAGACGGACATAGGCCGAGGCCGACCAGAGCAGGGTGAGCACGGCCACCGCGCTGGCGGCCGAGGCTTCCCAGGTGAGATGGGCCAGAACCTGGATGGCTTCTTCAGCCTCATTGGGGAGAAGGGCCAGCAGCCAGTCTAGCAACCGTTGTTGGATCTCGACGGAACGCAACCACAGGCCCGTGGCGGCCACCAGCACCAAAGCCAGAGGGAAGAGGGAAAAGATGGCGTAGTAGGTCAACGCGGCGGCGCGCAGACCCAACTCGTTGCGCCCCCAACCCCAGAGCAGGCAACGAAGTGTGCGTAGTCGCAACAGGCCCTCCGACGGAACAGGATGCGCTTCATTTTACCGCCGAATCGGGCAGGGCGGCAAACGAGGCTCACCGCCTTGACGCCCCCCCGGGGGAAGGTTATAATGGCGAAAACTTACCGTTTGGTAAGTTGGAGGAGGTAGGTGACATGCGGCGTTGGTGGGTCGTTCTCTTGTTTCTGGTGCTTTTGGTCGGTGGAGGCTATCTGGTCTATCGGGCGCGGGCGGAGGCTTCGACCGCCCAGACGGCCCAGTGGAAGACCGTGGCGCTCTCTCGCGGGGATTTGGAGGCCACGGTGGGTGCCACGGGTACCGTGCGTTCGCGCCAATCGGCGGTGTTGGTCTGGCAGGTGAGCGGTGTGGTGGGGAAGGTTTTTGTCCGGGAGGGCGAAGGGGTGCCCGCAGACACGGTTTTGGCCGAGCTTCGCCCGGACACCTGGCCGCAGACCCTGTTGAGCGCCCGCACTTCCCTGCTCAACGCGCAGCAGCAGTTGGACGATTTGCGGCGTAACGCCCAGGTGCAATATGCCCAGGCGCTGCAAAATCTGGCCGTGGCCAGGCAACAGTTGAAATCGGCCGAGTGGCGTTACAACAGCATCGTCCTGTACTGGGACGAAGAAAAGGCCCAAAAGGAATACGACAAATGGCACAACCTGGTGCAATCGCTGCAGCAGCAATTGCACGACCCGGCCATGGCCGCCATGCAGTCGGTCATTCGCGTGCAACTGGAACAGGCGAAACGCCAGGAGCAAGTGGCGAAGAACAACTTGCACCCCAGCGAAGAAGACAAAGCCAAAGCCGCCGCCGATTACCAACTGGCCAAGGCTCAAGTGGCTCACTGGGAGCAGGAGGTGCAACGCTGGCAGGACGGGCCGCCTGAGGCTCAGGTAGCCTTGCTCGAGGCGCAGATCGCCGCTGCCCAGGCCACCCTGGACCTGGCAAAGATCAAAGCCCCCTTTACCGGCACGGTGACCGAGGTGCATTCCCGCCCCGGAGATGTGGTCTCGCCCGGCAGCGTGGCCTTTCGCTTGGACGATTTGAGCGCCTTGCTGGTGGATGTGGATGTCTCGGAAATCGACATCAACGCCATCCGCCCCGGGCAGAAGGCCACCCTGACGCTGGACGCTGTGCTGGGCCGCGAGTACCACGGCGTGGTCGAAAAAGTGGCCCGGGTGGGCACCACCACCCCCACAGGCATCAACTTCACCGTCACCGTGCGGCTCACCGACGCCGACGCCTTGGTCAAACCCGGCATGACCTCCGCGGTGACCATCTTCACCGAGCGCAAGACAGGGGTGCTCCTGGTACCCAACCGCGCCGTGCGCACCGTGGAGGGCCAGACGGTGGTCTATGTGTTGCGGCCCGGTGCTAGCGAACCCATCCCCGTGCCGGTCGTGCTGGGCGCCACGGCGAACACCGTCTCTGAGGTGCTGAAAGGGGACTTAAAGGAAGGCGACCTGGTGGTGCTCAACCCGCCCACCCAGGGCTTCAACCTCTTCGGGGGGAGGTGAGTATGAGCGCCCACGAGGATTGGGTGATCGTGGCCGAAGATTTGCACAAAGTGTATCGCATGGGCACGGTCGAGGTGCCGGCCCTGCGCGGCGTTTCGTTCAAGGTGCGGCGGGGCGAGGCCCTGGCCATCATGGGGCCTTCGGGGTCAGGCAAATCCACCCTGATGAACATTCTAGGCTGCCTGGATGTGCCCACGGCAGGGAAATATTACCTGGACGGGGAACGGGTCTCGGCTCTGGATGAGGACCAACTGGCTTTCATCCGCAACCGCAAGGTGGGGTTCGTGTTTCAAAATTTCAACCTGCTGCCCCGCGCCACAGCGCTGGCCAATGTGGAGTTGCCGCTGCGCTACGCTGGCATGTGGCGCGGCACTAAGGAAAAAGCCCGCCAGACCCTGGAAGCCGTAGGTTTGGGCGACCGGGTGCATCACAAGCCCAACGAACTCTCCGGCGGCCAGCAGCAGCGCGTGGCCATCGCCCGCGCTTTGGTCAACGACCCGGCCATCATCCTGGCCGACGAGCCTACCGGCAATCTGGACACCAAATCGGGCGCGGAGGTGCTGGACTTGCTCTTGCGCCTCAACCGGGAGCGAGGCGTCACCCTGATCGTGGTCACCCACGACCCCGAGGTGGCCGAGCACATGGAGCGCATCATCCACATCCGCGACGGCCTCATCGAGCGCGAAACCTACCCCCATGAGCAACGGGTGGAGGTGGCGCCATGAAGGCCTTGCTCGTGACCCTCTGGCTGGCCTGGCGCGACGCCATTCAGAGCTTGCTGGCCAACAAAATGCGTTCTTTCCTCACCATCCTGGGCATCGTCATCGGCGTGGGGGCGGTGATCGCCATGCTGGCCATCGGGCGAGGTGCCCAGAACGCCATCACTGGCTCCATCGAGGGCATTGGCACCAACCTGCTTTTCGTCATGCCGGGCAACATGCAGAATCAATCCCTGCGCAACATCCAGCCCCTCAACCTGACCGATGTGCAGGCCATCGAAGACCCCTTGGCCGCGCCCTCGGTGGCCATGGTGGCGCCCATCATTCAACTCACCGCCGAGACGATGGTCGATGGGGTGCGCCGGACCACCACCGTGGTGGGCGTGACGCCGGCCTATGCCCAGGTGCGCAATTACCATGTCACCGAGGGCGAATTCCTCAACGAGACCCATGTGCTGGGCCGTGCTCAGGTGGCCCTCATCGGCCCCGACGCTGCCGAGGCTCTCTTTGGCCGCACCGAGGGCCTGGTGGGGATGACAGTGCGCATCAAAGGCCAGCCCTTCCGCATCATCGGCGTGTTGGAACCCAAAGGCGGGGGCGGGTTCGGCCCTAACCAGGACGACCGCATCCTGGTGCCGCTGACCACCGCCGCCTCGCGCCTGCTCACCCGTGGGCGAGACAAGGTGGACTTGATCCTGGTCTCGGCCGTGAGCGCCGACGCGGTGCCTGAGGCCCGCGAAGAGGTGCGGCAGATTTTGCGCACCCGCCACCGCCTGCGACCGGGTCAGGATGACGATTTCACCATCTTCACCCAGGACGAGTTCCTGAGCACCTTCAAGACCATCACCAATGTGCTCACCATCTTTTTGGGTGGCATCGCGGCCATCTCGCTGCTGGTGGGCGGCATCGGCATCATGAACATCATGCTGGTCAGCGTGACCGAGCGCACGCGCGAGATCGGCCTGCGCAAAGCCTTGGGCGCCCGCAAGCGGGATATCCTCATCCAGTTCCTCACCGAAGCCGTGGTGCTGAGCATGGTCGGCGGGCTGTTCGGCATCCTGTTAGGGTGGGGGCTTTCGCTGGCGGTCGGCAAGGTGGCGGCGGCCCACAATGCCGATATCATCCCGGTGGTGAGCAGCGACGCTATTCTGCTGGCCACCCTGTTCTCCGCCGCGGTGGGCATCTTCTTCGGCTTTTATCCGGCCAACCGCGCGGCCAGCCTGGTCCCTGTGGAGGCGTTGCGTTATGAGTAAGCTCGCGAAAACCAGGCCTGTGGTGGCCTTTCAGGGCGAACACGGCGCTTACTCTGAAGAGGCCATCTTTCAACACTTTGGCCGTGAGGTGGAGACCCTGCCTTGTCGCACCTTTGCCGCGATTTTCCATGCGGTGGAGGAGGGGCGGGCCGAACACGGCGTGGTGCCGGTGGAGAACGCCGTGGCCGGGTCCATCAACCAGGCCTACGACCTGCTTCTGGCGCATGATCTCACAGTGACCGGCGAGATTTACCTGGCCGTGCGCCATTGCCTCCTGGTCCCCAAAGGCACGACCCTGGAGGAGGTGCGGCGGGTGCGCTCTCATCCCCAGGCGCTGGCCCAGTGCGAGGGCTTCCTGGCCGCTCACGGCTGGGAGGCCGAACCCTGGTACGACACGGCGGGTAGCGCCAAGGACCTGGCCGCCGACCCTCAACCCGGCCTGGCCGTTATCGCCAGTTGCCTGGCCGCCCAGCGGTACGGCCTGGAAGTGCTCGCCCGCGACATTCAGGACCGTTCCTGGAACATCACCCGCTTTTTTGTTATCGGTCAGGAGCCCACGCCCCTCGCGCCTCGCGCCAAGACCTCCCTGGTCTTTGCCGTCCCCCACCGGCCGGGGGCGCTGTACGCCTGCTTAGGAGAATTTGCCCGGCGGGGCATCAACCTGACCAAACTGGAAAGCCGCCCGCGACGCAACCGCCCCTGGCACTATGTGTTTTACCTGGACTTTGAAGGGCACTGGCGGGAGCCCGCCTGCCGCGACGCTTTGGTGGGGCTGTTGGCGCAGGCGGCTTTTGTCAAACTGTTGGGCTCGTATCCTGCCGCCGACATGCCCGACCTGGAGGGGGCCTTTTCGCCTTGAGTATGCTTCACCCATCGAATGGGAGTTCGTCTAACCAGACTTGAGGTGGGGCGCCGGGCCCGGAGGGTCGTGCCGGCCTTGCAGAATCCAGTCCAGTTCCGCGGCGAAAAGGTCCACCAGGGGGCGTGGCTGTTCCCCCGGGCGGATGCAACCCCCGGGGGTGTTCAGCAGTTCCTCCACTTCGTCCAGAGTGATGCGGCCCTGGTCGTCCAGGTCCAGGGGGTGCAACACGCAATAGAACGGTTTGAGGACCCAGGGATGCCAGCCCTGGGTTTGCGCCGCCACCTGCAGGGCACAGTACCCCTCCGGTGGGATCCAGAACACGCAGGCGGTGCCCAGTGGGTGTTCAGGTCGGGGGAGCACTCGCGTGTGTCGCACCCACCCGCTGGGGACATAAGGGTCGTCTTCTTCTTCCGCGGTGAACCAGGTGTGGGGGGCCTGCGCCTCGGGCGGGAGATGAGGGCGGATGAGGTCGGCGTGGCGCAGGATGGTTTCCCTTTCCCCCAGATCCACCCAGACGCCGTGCACGCAGCAAGCGCCCCGACAGGCGGGGAAATCGCAGCAGGCGATGGCTTCTTGTTCGTAGAGACGGGGAGCCAGACGCAGCATGGTCAGGGCAGAAGGGCCTGGGTGAGGTAATCGGTGCGGCGGTTGCCGAACAGGCCCACCACGAAATGGTAGAGGGCGTACAGTTCCAGGGCAAAGGGCCAGTAGCCGAAGTAGCCCAGGATGGGCATTTCGAAGATGTGCAGAAAGTCCACGAAGGGCACGGTGTACACCCATTTGGGGTAGGCGTAGAAGTTCCAGAACTCCCAGAAGAAGGCGGTGAACCACACCCCGGCCCAGAGGGCGGCAATGGGCCGCCAGTCGCCCTTTTGGGTGAATTCCAGCAGGGTGCGGTTCCCCAACCAGGCGTTGACGGGCTCCAGGATGAAGTACACCGACAGCCAGAGGAAGGGGAATCCGTAGCGGGGGAAGGCCAACATGAACGCCAGCATGGCCCACCCGGCGAAGAAGAAGCCCCACAGGGTACGCGGCGTGGGTCGGATACGGGGGCCATGAGCGAAGCGCTCCACCCAGGGGAAAGAGGCCAGCCACGAGGTGGCGCCGAACACGGCGGGCATGACCGTGCTGAAACTCAGGGTGGCCAGCACACCGTATTGCAGGTCGGTGAAGAACTCGCGGCCCACATAGTGCCAATTCTGGGTGCGCAGGTTGAGGGCCTCGAACAACCACCAGGCCGGGGCCGAGATGACGAAAAGGAGCGCATAGCGTCGCGGGTCCCGGCTGAACAGCGAGGCGCCTCGGCGGCGGTAGGCCAGGGCGTCCACGGTCAGGGCGTAGCCCAGCCAGAGGGGGAAGAAAAGGATGTGGGTCCGCAGGCCGGGCCAGAG
The DNA window shown above is from Anaerolineae bacterium and carries:
- a CDS encoding DUF3109 family protein; this encodes MLRLAPRLYEQEAIACCDFPACRGACCVHGVWVDLGERETILRHADLIRPHLPPEAQAPHTWFTAEEEDDPYVPSGWVRHTRVLPRPEHPLGTACVFWIPPEGYCALQVAAQTQGWHPWVLKPFYCVLHPLDLDDQGRITLDEVEELLNTPGGCIRPGEQPRPLVDLFAAELDWILQGRHDPPGPAPHLKSG
- the pheA gene encoding prephenate dehydratase, which encodes MSKLAKTRPVVAFQGEHGAYSEEAIFQHFGREVETLPCRTFAAIFHAVEEGRAEHGVVPVENAVAGSINQAYDLLLAHDLTVTGEIYLAVRHCLLVPKGTTLEEVRRVRSHPQALAQCEGFLAAHGWEAEPWYDTAGSAKDLAADPQPGLAVIASCLAAQRYGLEVLARDIQDRSWNITRFFVIGQEPTPLAPRAKTSLVFAVPHRPGALYACLGEFARRGINLTKLESRPRRNRPWHYVFYLDFEGHWREPACRDALVGLLAQAAFVKLLGSYPAADMPDLEGAFSP